In a genomic window of Cytobacillus sp. FSL H8-0458:
- a CDS encoding TerC family protein, with amino-acid sequence MESIWLEYAWALLILIGLEGLLSADNALVLAVIAKHLPEDQKKRAINYGIIMAFVFRFGALFAISFIANVWQIQAIGAAYLLYLGLKHVIKAKFGKENENIREDVKEEAAGKGFWPTVGKIALADLAFAIDSILAAVALALGLPDSPLDDFGGMDGGQFIVVVLGGIAGLILIKFAATWFVKLLAKRPALETTAYAIVAWVGVKLAVITLAHEDIGVLDHHFPHSTGWTLVFYGVLVAIALFGWFAPGKKQTEGEAL; translated from the coding sequence ATGGAGTCTATTTGGCTCGAGTATGCTTGGGCATTATTGATATTAATTGGACTGGAAGGATTGCTGTCGGCTGACAATGCTCTTGTCTTAGCTGTCATAGCGAAGCATTTACCAGAAGATCAGAAGAAAAGGGCGATAAATTACGGAATAATTATGGCTTTCGTTTTCCGGTTTGGTGCATTATTTGCCATATCATTTATTGCAAACGTCTGGCAAATTCAGGCGATCGGAGCGGCGTATCTATTGTACCTTGGCTTAAAACATGTGATTAAGGCCAAGTTCGGGAAAGAAAATGAAAATATCCGCGAGGATGTGAAGGAAGAAGCGGCCGGGAAAGGGTTTTGGCCTACAGTAGGGAAGATTGCATTAGCCGATCTTGCCTTTGCCATCGATTCGATTCTTGCTGCTGTTGCATTGGCACTTGGTTTGCCGGATTCACCGCTTGACGATTTCGGCGGCATGGATGGCGGCCAGTTTATCGTAGTGGTGCTTGGCGGGATTGCCGGACTGATCCTGATTAAGTTCGCAGCAACCTGGTTTGTGAAACTGCTTGCTAAACGGCCTGCATTGGAAACAACTGCTTACGCGATTGTCGCCTGGGTTGGTGTCAAGCTAGCCGTTATCACACTTGCCCATGAGGATATCGGTGTCCTTGATCATCATTTTCCTCATAGTACAGGCTGGACACTTGTCTTCTATGGCGTATTGGTGGCCATTGCCCTGTTTGGCTGGTTTGCGCCGGGTAAGAAACAAACGGAGGGTGAAGCTTTATAA
- a CDS encoding maltose/glucose-specific PTS transporter subunit IIC: MKKAFEKAQQFGKSFMLPIAVLPAAGLLLGIGGALSNPNTVSAYPFLDISWLQAIFLIMSSAGSIVFANLPIIFAVGVAIGLARSDKATAGLAAMIGYFVMNSTISALLSLTGDLAKDNLAGAGQGMAVGIQTLETGVFGGIIVGIAAAALHNKYNKIQLPQVLGFFGGSRFIPIVVSFASIFVGAILFLIWPYFQALINGLGSVVTGTGEIGTLFYGFILRMLGPLGLHHIFYLPFWQTALGGTLEIGGKLVSGTQNIFFAQLGDPSTEQYYEGVSRFMSGRFITMMFGLPGAALAIYHCSKKKNRKVVAGILLSAALTSFLTGITEPLEFSFLFVAPLLYLVHAIFDGFAFMMADIFNITVGQTFSGGFIDFILFGILQGADKTNWPYVLMVGIPWFFLYYFTFKFLIRKKNFKVLGREDEEQAAEQVSATDRAKTIVEGLGGINNIDIVDCCATRLRVTVKDDSMVKEDIIKQTGSKGIVQKGTGVQIIYGPQVTIVKNEIEEYLGQ, translated from the coding sequence ATGAAAAAAGCTTTTGAAAAAGCACAGCAATTTGGTAAATCATTCATGCTGCCTATTGCGGTTTTACCGGCAGCAGGCTTGTTATTAGGAATAGGCGGAGCGCTGTCCAACCCGAATACAGTTTCAGCATATCCTTTTTTAGATATCAGTTGGCTACAGGCCATTTTTTTAATAATGAGTTCCGCAGGTTCAATCGTATTTGCCAACTTGCCGATTATATTTGCAGTCGGGGTAGCGATAGGTTTAGCCCGTTCAGATAAAGCAACAGCTGGGTTAGCAGCCATGATTGGATATTTTGTTATGAATAGTACAATCAGTGCACTGCTATCTTTAACCGGAGACCTGGCGAAGGATAATCTGGCAGGAGCCGGTCAAGGGATGGCAGTAGGGATTCAGACTTTGGAAACGGGTGTATTTGGCGGGATTATCGTCGGGATTGCAGCAGCTGCACTTCATAACAAATACAATAAAATTCAGCTGCCTCAAGTGTTAGGATTTTTTGGGGGATCCCGCTTTATTCCTATAGTCGTTTCATTTGCTTCAATTTTTGTAGGAGCGATTCTATTTTTGATATGGCCTTATTTCCAGGCATTAATCAATGGGCTGGGATCAGTGGTTACAGGCACCGGGGAAATTGGAACCCTGTTCTATGGATTTATTTTGCGTATGCTTGGACCGCTTGGCCTGCACCATATTTTCTACCTTCCTTTCTGGCAAACCGCTCTTGGCGGGACACTCGAGATTGGCGGAAAATTAGTCAGCGGTACACAAAATATCTTTTTTGCGCAATTGGGTGACCCATCGACTGAACAATATTACGAAGGGGTATCCAGATTTATGTCAGGCCGTTTTATTACAATGATGTTTGGCCTGCCGGGAGCTGCATTGGCCATCTACCATTGCTCTAAAAAGAAAAACAGAAAAGTGGTAGCAGGTATTTTGCTTTCGGCAGCGTTGACATCATTCCTGACTGGTATCACAGAACCGCTTGAATTCAGCTTCTTATTTGTGGCGCCTCTTCTTTATTTAGTGCATGCTATTTTTGATGGTTTTGCTTTTATGATGGCAGACATTTTCAATATTACTGTTGGTCAAACCTTCTCAGGCGGATTTATTGATTTCATTTTATTTGGAATTCTTCAAGGTGCCGATAAAACAAATTGGCCATATGTATTAATGGTAGGGATTCCGTGGTTCTTCCTATACTACTTTACCTTTAAATTCTTAATCAGAAAAAAGAACTTCAAAGTTCTTGGACGTGAAGACGAAGAACAGGCAGCAGAGCAAGTTTCAGCTACAGACCGTGCCAAAACAATTGTAGAAGGATTGGGCGGAATAAATAATATTGATATTGTTGATTGCTGTGCGACTCGTCTCCGGGTAACTGTTAAAGATGATTCCATGGTAAAAGAGGATATCATTAAACAGACTGGATCAAAAGGAATTGTGCAAAAAGGAACGGGTGTTCAAATTATTTATGGACCACAAGTCACCATTGTTAAAAACGAAATAGAAGAGTATCTAGGTCAGTAA
- a CDS encoding DMT family transporter, giving the protein MNAYVLLALAIISEVFGSSLLKAADGFKKLLPSLGVIIGYSVAFYTLSLSLKTLPLGVAYAIWAGLGTVLTALVGIFIYKENVSGKKLLGLAFIVCGVILLNSGGGH; this is encoded by the coding sequence ATGAATGCCTATGTACTTTTAGCGTTAGCCATTATAAGTGAAGTGTTTGGCAGCTCCTTGCTTAAAGCAGCAGACGGATTTAAAAAGCTCCTGCCATCCCTTGGAGTAATCATTGGATACAGTGTCGCTTTTTACACCCTTTCTTTATCGTTAAAAACGCTGCCTCTCGGCGTAGCCTATGCGATCTGGGCAGGCCTCGGGACTGTGCTGACAGCCTTAGTGGGGATCTTTATCTACAAAGAGAATGTAAGTGGCAAAAAGCTTCTGGGATTGGCTTTTATAGTTTGCGGAGTCATTTTATTGAATAGTGGCGGGGGCCATTAA
- the nagA gene encoding N-acetylglucosamine-6-phosphate deacetylase has protein sequence MKAILLKGMQIYAEDQKIEEGYILLQDHQIIGIGPSTDLPASMGVEVMEVPSSFQAIPGLIDIHIHGVNGADVMDASVEALETMSDALPKEGTTSFLATTMTQSQAAIEKALINAGSYIQKYQPPGKAEILGIHLEGPYVNKSKAGAQPEEFIVNSSIEQFKKWNNLANKTVKIVTLAPEQPGGMEMVKYLDEHSIIASIGHSDATYEEVSQAIEAGAKHVTHLFNQMRGLHHREPGVVGAALLREELTAELIADGVHVRPEMMKLAFQQKGEKELILITDAMRAKCMKNGIYDLGGQAVTVEDGKAVLQDGTLAGSILKLGNAMKNMMAFTGCSLEDAIQMASVNPAKQLNVIDRKGTLSIGKDADIVILDEQLEVAMTFCRGELAYHRGGDSSENLTSKKL, from the coding sequence TTGAAAGCTATCTTGCTTAAAGGAATGCAAATATATGCAGAAGACCAAAAGATTGAAGAAGGTTATATTCTATTGCAGGATCACCAGATAATCGGGATTGGGCCATCCACAGATTTGCCAGCATCTATGGGGGTTGAAGTGATGGAAGTTCCATCTTCCTTTCAGGCCATTCCCGGCTTAATTGATATTCATATCCATGGAGTAAATGGTGCTGATGTGATGGATGCCTCAGTGGAGGCATTAGAGACCATGTCTGACGCTCTTCCTAAAGAAGGAACAACCAGTTTCTTAGCCACTACAATGACTCAGAGCCAAGCAGCCATTGAAAAGGCTCTAATAAATGCTGGGAGCTATATACAGAAGTATCAGCCTCCCGGTAAAGCGGAAATCCTTGGCATCCACCTCGAAGGACCATATGTCAATAAGTCCAAAGCTGGCGCTCAGCCTGAGGAGTTCATTGTAAATTCCAGTATTGAGCAATTTAAAAAATGGAATAATCTCGCAAATAAAACGGTGAAAATTGTTACACTGGCTCCTGAACAGCCAGGCGGCATGGAAATGGTGAAATACCTGGATGAACACAGCATTATTGCTTCTATCGGCCATTCCGATGCCACATATGAAGAAGTCTCCCAAGCTATTGAGGCTGGTGCTAAACACGTCACACATCTATTTAATCAAATGCGCGGCCTGCATCATCGGGAACCCGGTGTAGTGGGTGCTGCTTTGCTTCGCGAAGAATTAACAGCAGAATTAATCGCCGACGGTGTTCATGTACGTCCTGAAATGATGAAGCTTGCCTTTCAGCAAAAAGGCGAAAAAGAACTGATTCTTATCACAGACGCCATGCGTGCCAAATGCATGAAAAATGGAATCTATGATCTTGGCGGACAGGCTGTAACGGTTGAAGACGGGAAGGCTGTTTTACAGGATGGGACCCTCGCAGGGAGCATTCTAAAACTCGGAAATGCAATGAAAAATATGATGGCTTTCACGGGCTGTTCACTTGAAGATGCAATCCAAATGGCTTCTGTAAATCCGGCTAAGCAGTTAAATGTCATTGATCGCAAAGGAACCCTTAGCATTGGAAAAGATGCGGATATCGTGATATTGGATGAGCAGCTTGAAGTAGCCATGACATTTTGCCGCGGAGAGCTTGCCTATCATCGAGGAGGAGACAGCAGTGAAAATCTTACAAGCAAAAAATTATGA
- a CDS encoding DMT family transporter: MKGYFYLTISIAGEIFATTMLKLSDGLTVLLPTAGVAFGYALSFYCLSLCLKTVPLSLAYAIWSGAGTALTALIGAILWGEAFSSLKILGIILIIGGILALNSSSSEETAKEPSR; the protein is encoded by the coding sequence ATGAAGGGATATTTTTATTTAACAATCTCAATCGCTGGAGAGATTTTTGCCACTACCATGCTCAAATTGTCAGATGGATTAACCGTGCTGCTTCCAACTGCAGGAGTTGCCTTTGGCTATGCACTCTCATTTTATTGCTTATCATTATGTCTTAAAACCGTTCCATTAAGTCTGGCCTATGCCATTTGGTCGGGAGCAGGAACAGCGTTAACAGCGTTGATAGGTGCCATACTGTGGGGAGAGGCATTCAGCAGCCTCAAGATACTGGGAATCATACTGATTATCGGCGGAATACTCGCATTGAATTCTTCCAGCAGTGAAGAAACGGCAAAAGAGCCTTCACGTTAG
- a CDS encoding erythromycin esterase family protein, with protein sequence MNFITRKTKSLWIDQIAGKSCEITDPHGFSCMDPYVEGKRIVLLGESSHGIGDFYRTKVNMIKYLHKVHGFNAVVLESGLLEAVLSRRLLKGLPAKEQIQHSLLDIFHNEEMLPLFQESWAEGLHISGMDIQPSYQQVSHRMLDWLWLHTEEEIVSSINRAETVFFEIDEEIRGQAKIPKVIKEKVRMCMALYQSCLELFAGRVSEADLEREEIMKVIEQGLKNRLKWLEINTKSWIVSGTMRGTYMFGNLQWLLDEFFKREKVIVWAHNFHIRKSKTLTSGLLGITTVGQLLSDSKYNDQVYSVGFYAGAGEFASLLRVHFSINASKSKHLESLFMEACGHDSFVPLCDKGLPERNWMKRRWQLLEAGMMGQLPISIYPQKHYDGIFFCRRVQPPVYLER encoded by the coding sequence ATGAATTTCATTACACGAAAAACAAAATCACTTTGGATAGATCAAATAGCCGGCAAAAGCTGTGAAATAACGGATCCACATGGTTTCTCCTGTATGGATCCATATGTTGAGGGGAAAAGGATTGTTCTGCTGGGAGAGAGCAGCCATGGAATCGGAGATTTTTATAGAACCAAAGTGAATATGATTAAGTATTTGCATAAGGTCCATGGATTTAATGCTGTTGTATTGGAGAGCGGCTTGCTTGAAGCGGTATTAAGCAGAAGACTTCTGAAAGGCCTGCCTGCTAAAGAACAAATTCAGCACAGTCTTCTTGATATTTTTCATAACGAAGAGATGCTTCCTTTATTTCAGGAGTCCTGGGCAGAAGGCCTTCATATTTCAGGAATGGATATTCAGCCCTCATATCAGCAGGTATCCCATAGGATGCTGGACTGGCTCTGGCTCCACACTGAAGAAGAAATTGTTTCTTCAATCAATCGGGCAGAAACCGTATTCTTTGAAATAGATGAGGAGATTAGAGGACAAGCCAAAATACCAAAAGTGATCAAAGAAAAGGTGCGAATGTGCATGGCTTTATATCAATCATGCCTGGAGCTTTTTGCGGGCAGGGTGAGTGAAGCTGATCTGGAAAGAGAAGAGATCATGAAGGTTATTGAACAGGGGCTGAAAAATCGTCTGAAGTGGCTGGAAATCAATACAAAAAGCTGGATTGTCTCCGGAACCATGAGAGGAACGTATATGTTCGGGAATCTGCAGTGGCTGCTGGATGAGTTTTTCAAGAGAGAGAAGGTCATTGTCTGGGCTCATAATTTTCATATTAGAAAAAGCAAAACACTGACTTCAGGACTTTTGGGAATTACGACTGTCGGACAGCTCCTATCCGATAGCAAATATAATGATCAAGTTTATTCAGTAGGATTTTATGCAGGAGCGGGTGAGTTTGCTTCTCTGCTAAGAGTTCACTTTTCTATTAATGCCTCTAAAAGTAAGCACCTTGAAAGTTTGTTTATGGAGGCTTGCGGACATGACAGCTTTGTGCCCTTGTGTGACAAGGGGCTTCCGGAACGAAATTGGATGAAGCGGAGATGGCAGCTCCTTGAAGCAGGGATGATGGGGCAGCTGCCGATTTCCATTTATCCTCAGAAGCATTATGACGGTATCTTTTTTTGCAGAAGAGTGCAGCCGCCCGTTTATTTAGAACGATGA
- a CDS encoding N-acetylmannosamine-6-phosphate 2-epimerase produces the protein MHQVLKQIKNGLIVSCQALEGEPLHSSFIMGRMALAAKEGGAAGIRANSVPDIKEIKKQVDLPVIGIIKQVYKDHSVFITPTMKEIDALAETGAEIIATDATNRIRPDGRDLKSFYQDVRSKYPDILLMGDVSSVEEAIFADELGFDIVAPTLYGYTEETNGLKIDDHDYTVIKQIVKEVKHAKVIAEGNVSTPDIARSVLDFHVHSVVVGGAITRPQIITKRFVDAIKK, from the coding sequence ATGCATCAAGTGCTGAAACAGATCAAAAACGGGCTAATTGTTTCCTGCCAGGCTTTAGAAGGAGAACCTCTTCATAGCTCGTTCATTATGGGACGTATGGCATTGGCTGCAAAAGAGGGAGGAGCAGCTGGCATTCGTGCCAACTCTGTCCCTGATATTAAGGAAATAAAAAAACAAGTGGATCTTCCTGTAATTGGCATCATTAAACAGGTATACAAAGACCATTCTGTCTTTATTACACCTACGATGAAAGAGATCGATGCCTTAGCTGAGACAGGTGCCGAAATTATTGCAACAGATGCAACCAACCGGATTCGTCCGGATGGAAGGGATCTGAAATCGTTTTATCAGGATGTAAGATCAAAGTATCCAGATATACTGCTGATGGGCGATGTCTCTTCAGTAGAAGAAGCCATATTTGCCGATGAGCTCGGATTCGATATTGTCGCACCGACATTATACGGATATACAGAAGAGACAAACGGTTTGAAAATCGATGATCATGACTACACCGTTATTAAACAAATCGTCAAAGAAGTGAAGCATGCTAAGGTTATAGCTGAAGGAAATGTTTCAACTCCGGATATTGCCCGTTCAGTACTGGACTTTCATGTTCACTCGGTTGTGGTTGGCGGTGCGATAACCAGACCTCAGATCATCACGAAAAGATTTGTAGATGCTATTAAAAAATAA
- a CDS encoding MurR/RpiR family transcriptional regulator: MEYLGENLLHGIACTMEKFTISESELAKYIIENPDEISQMSINQIAKKIHISPATITRFCQKISFTGFNEFKYELKRYIDLTNKPTVSSDIKEIDYFSNLYQNHLEIIETTFRKMTYFDIQQAVSLLTEAEKVHVYGIGNSGIAAQEFKWKFFRIGIQVESITDPHQAVMDAALSSDRNLVIGISVSGKTKEIIDAVKIAKKQGASVLAITSEKTSELSRLADLSLLVMSKSSMHMGQNISPTLPLFLLFDLLYTELVAKDYVNRVQIRDKTLRALKDI; this comes from the coding sequence ATGGAATATCTCGGTGAGAATCTTCTGCATGGCATAGCCTGCACGATGGAAAAATTCACAATATCAGAGTCGGAATTAGCAAAGTATATAATTGAAAATCCTGATGAAATCAGCCAAATGTCGATTAATCAAATCGCTAAAAAAATTCATATTTCCCCAGCTACAATCACCCGTTTTTGTCAGAAAATCTCTTTTACAGGTTTTAATGAATTTAAGTATGAATTAAAAAGATATATCGATTTAACGAACAAACCGACTGTGTCCAGTGATATTAAGGAGATTGATTATTTTTCCAATCTTTATCAAAATCATTTGGAGATCATCGAAACGACTTTTCGAAAAATGACTTATTTTGATATTCAGCAAGCTGTTTCCCTTTTAACGGAAGCAGAGAAAGTGCATGTATATGGCATCGGCAACTCAGGGATTGCAGCACAGGAGTTTAAATGGAAGTTTTTCCGGATTGGAATCCAGGTTGAGTCGATTACAGACCCTCATCAAGCTGTGATGGATGCAGCATTAAGCTCAGACAGAAACCTTGTCATTGGCATTTCTGTTTCAGGGAAAACAAAAGAAATAATCGACGCTGTTAAAATTGCTAAGAAGCAAGGTGCGTCAGTCCTTGCCATCACAAGTGAGAAAACATCCGAACTCTCCCGGCTGGCAGATCTATCCCTTCTGGTTATGAGTAAAAGCAGTATGCATATGGGCCAGAATATTTCTCCAACGCTTCCGCTCTTCCTGCTCTTTGACTTGCTGTATACAGAACTTGTTGCAAAGGATTATGTTAATCGTGTTCAGATTCGGGATAAGACATTGAGGGCCTTGAAGGATATTTAA